The sequence below is a genomic window from Arthrobacter sp. U41.
GCCGAACTGCTGGGACTCCCACCCGGTTCCTAGCGAAAAGCGCCCCGCCGGGGCCCCCGGCGTGGCAATATGGCTTACAGGATGTCCCTTGCGAATAAGGGGACGGACAGAAGGAGAAAACCATGGCAGGCCAGGAGCAGCAGCAGCCGCAGTCGCGGGACACCGAAGTCGACGAAGACGTCCCCGCGGCCCCTCCCGCTCCCGCGGAGGGACAGGCGTCAGCCGCCACCCAGGGCGTCGACGATCTGCTCGATGAGATCGACGGTGTGCTGGAGTCCAACGCCGAAGAGTTCGTCCGCGCGTTCGTCCAAAAGGGCGGCCAATAGCGCGGCCGGACCGCGGCGGCCCGGCGTT
It includes:
- a CDS encoding ubiquitin-like protein Pup, translating into MAGQEQQQPQSRDTEVDEDVPAAPPAPAEGQASAATQGVDDLLDEIDGVLESNAEEFVRAFVQKGGQ